One window of the Rhipicephalus sanguineus isolate Rsan-2018 chromosome 2, BIME_Rsan_1.4, whole genome shotgun sequence genome contains the following:
- the LOC119381558 gene encoding uncharacterized protein LOC119381558, with protein MDPDPTVRSPDLASPATSTSRKRNSRDDDTTSDSTELYTASSEDSDDNFIPAVKRKAKRRMVGASSPASISTVKAACSRKRHTILFVPVDSSVNLKNINRQVISARLEAIVPNEIQDIRLNPRKNILAIDVEHPAALHTLRNVTELGDIRLSAYIPQDSDTTTGVIYDVDVSIPNADLPVLIKPATEATDILQVCRLGNSRCIKVNFRGDCIPSHVKVGHFRHVVRPYIPRPLQCHKCLKLGHVSGVCNNKPACPRCAEPHKAEACKAILLKCSNCSGNHDASSKDCPVLKKERSILRQMVKDGSSRKEAVTVVQRRRSRRRRCSKKRKSSHLPNVPSPTPPPPPPPPPRPQRPPPPPPPGVIRPEVQKDTEAQKRASDTDWPALPRAHVPTEPKHPQSTTATSTTGSLSAQEVQVFSVLRSLMSVIRTLLASLQIPAAKCALQVLDTLEPVLAGLQ; from the coding sequence ATGGATCCTGACCCCACCGTACGCAGTCCGGACTTGGCGTCGCCTGCGACGTCAACCTCAAGGAAGCGCAACAGCCGAGATGACGACACCACCAGTGACAGCACTGAACTGTACACGGCGAGTAGTGAAGACAGCGACGACAATTTCATCCCCGCAGTGAAGCGCAAAGCTAAACGGCGAATGGTCGGTGCGTCTTCGCCAGCTAGCATCTCTACCGTGAAGGCTGCCTGCAGTCGTAAACGCCATACCATACTCTTTGTTCCTGTTGACTCTTCGGTCAACCTGAAGAACATAAACAGGCAAGTGATATCGGCACGACTCGAAGCTATCGTACCAAATGAGATACAAGATATTAGACTCAACCCACGGAAGAACATCTTGGCCATAGACGTTGAGCACCCGGCTGCGCTACATACCTTGCGAAATGTTACGGAGCTTGGAGACATCAGACTCAGTGCTTACATCCCGCAGGATAGCGACACGACGACGGGCGTCATTTATGACGTCGACGTTTCTATACCTAATGCAGATCTTCCTGTGCTGATAAAGCCAGCTACTGAGGCCACGGACATATTGCAAGTATGCCGGCTTGGCAACTCCCGTTGCATCAAGGTGAACTTCAGAGGCGATTGCATCCCATCGCACGTGAAGGTTGGTCACTTTCGTCACGTTGTGCGACCCTACATTCCAAGGCCTCTGCAGTGCCACAAATGTCTCAAACTGGGCCATGTTAGTGGCGTGTGTAACAACAAGCCAGCATGCCCACGTTGCGCCGAACCCCACAAAGCAGAGGCCTGCAAAGCAATTCTCCTAAAATGCAGCAACTGCAGCGGAAACCATGACGCCTCATCGAAAGACTGCCCAGTACTCAAGAAGGAGAGGAGCATTCTGAGGCAaatggtgaaggacggatccTCACGAAAGGAAGCAGTAACGGTTGTACAAAGACGGCGTTCCCGTCGACGACGgtgctcgaagaaaagaaaaagcagtcatCTGCCAAATGTGCCTTCACctacgccgccaccgccaccaccgccgccgccacgaccACAGCGACCGCCCCCGCCCCCGCCGCCAGGTGTGATTCGTCCAGAGGTGCAGAAAGACACTGAGGCGCAAAAGAGAGCATCCGACACTGATTGGCCTGCTTTACCGCGGGCACACGTGCCTACGGAACCAAAGCATCCACAGTCGACAACGGCTACATCAACAACAGGCAGTCTATCCGCCCAAGAGGTCCAGGTTTTTTCTGTCCTGAGGTCGCTGATGAGTGTTATCCGCACTCTCCTGGCTAGTCTGCAGATACCTGCCGCTAAATGCGCACTGCAAGTCTTGGACACACTCGAACCAGTACTTGCCGGCTTGCAGTAA